The Sorangiineae bacterium MSr11367 genome window below encodes:
- the pdxH gene encoding pyridoxamine 5'-phosphate oxidase, with product MSKLPPIESLRADYTQATLDEAGVLDDPIAQFEDWLAAAVSAAIHEPHAMSLATVDANGHPSARIVLLRRVDHEGFVFFTNYASAKGNDIAKNPHVALLFFWKELERQVRIRGTAAMITRQESEAYFHSRPRGSQLGALASPQSQVVDSREWLDARYEELRARYEGQEVPLPETWGGYRVVPSTIEFWQGRSSRMHDRLVFQREDPAEGTWRRVRLAP from the coding sequence TTGTCCAAACTTCCGCCCATTGAATCACTCCGCGCCGACTACACGCAGGCCACGCTCGACGAAGCGGGGGTCCTGGACGATCCCATTGCGCAGTTCGAAGACTGGCTCGCTGCCGCCGTGTCCGCCGCAATCCACGAACCCCACGCGATGAGCCTGGCGACGGTGGACGCCAACGGACACCCTTCGGCCCGCATCGTATTGCTTCGCAGGGTGGACCACGAAGGGTTCGTTTTCTTCACGAACTACGCGAGCGCGAAGGGCAACGACATCGCGAAAAACCCGCACGTGGCGCTTCTGTTCTTCTGGAAGGAGCTCGAGCGGCAGGTGCGCATCCGCGGGACGGCGGCCATGATCACGCGCCAGGAATCGGAGGCGTACTTCCACTCCCGCCCGCGCGGGAGCCAGCTGGGTGCCCTCGCCTCGCCGCAGAGCCAAGTGGTCGACTCACGCGAGTGGCTCGATGCGCGCTACGAAGAGCTCCGCGCACGGTACGAGGGACAAGAGGTTCCCCTGCCGGAGACGTGGGGCGGCTACCGGGTCGTGCCCTCGACCATCGAGTTCTGGCAGGGCCGCTCGAGCCGCATGCACGATCGACTGGTGTTCCAACGTGAGGACCCCGCGGAGGGCACATGGCGTCGCGTGCGCCTCGCGCCTTAG
- a CDS encoding aspartate-semialdehyde dehydrogenase has protein sequence MVRTLEQRRFPVKKLVLLASKRSAGQTTTFNGKTVTIEELTPASFAGVDIALFSAGGSVSKEYCPIAAAAGATVIDNSSAWRMDPDVPLVVPEVNMEHAANRPKGIIANPNCSTIQMMVALKPLHDAARIKHIVVSTYQATSGKGHAAVTELEEQTQAKLSGKDYPPKVFPSPIAFNVVCDWKAGDMDYSEEEWKMVHETRKILGDQSILVSPTTVRVPVVNGHSEAVYVSFHRPLHAAEAKDLLRNAEGVELTDGPYAPGKHPQPIDAAGKDAVYVGRVRDDIGVPGTIHLFVVADNLRKGAALNAVQIAERL, from the coding sequence ATGGTGCGCACACTGGAGCAGCGTCGTTTTCCGGTGAAGAAGCTCGTCCTCCTCGCGAGCAAGCGCAGCGCCGGCCAAACGACCACGTTCAACGGCAAGACGGTGACCATCGAAGAGCTCACGCCCGCCTCGTTTGCGGGGGTCGACATCGCCCTCTTTAGCGCCGGCGGCAGCGTCTCGAAAGAGTACTGCCCGATTGCGGCCGCCGCGGGCGCCACGGTCATCGACAACTCGAGCGCATGGCGCATGGACCCGGACGTCCCGCTGGTGGTGCCCGAGGTGAACATGGAGCACGCGGCCAACCGCCCCAAGGGCATCATCGCCAACCCGAATTGCTCCACCATTCAAATGATGGTGGCGCTCAAGCCGCTCCACGATGCCGCCCGCATCAAGCACATCGTCGTCTCGACGTACCAGGCTACCTCCGGAAAGGGCCACGCGGCCGTGACGGAGCTGGAGGAGCAGACCCAGGCCAAGCTGTCGGGCAAGGACTACCCGCCGAAGGTGTTCCCGTCCCCCATCGCCTTCAATGTGGTCTGTGACTGGAAGGCTGGCGACATGGACTACAGCGAAGAAGAGTGGAAGATGGTCCACGAGACCCGAAAGATCCTGGGCGACCAGAGCATCCTCGTCTCCCCGACCACCGTGCGCGTCCCCGTCGTGAACGGCCACTCCGAGGCCGTCTACGTGTCGTTCCATCGCCCGCTCCACGCCGCCGAGGCCAAGGACCTGCTGCGCAACGCCGAGGGCGTCGAGCTGACCGACGGTCCGTACGCGCCCGGCAAGCATCCCCAGCCCATCGACGCTGCCGGCAAGGACGCCGTCTACGTGGGCCGCGTGCGGGATGACATCGGGGTGCCAGGGACCATCCACTTGTTCGTCGTGGCCGACAACCTCCGCAAAGGCGCCGCGTTGAACGCGGTGCAGATCGCGGAACGGCTGTAG
- a CDS encoding prolipoprotein diacylglyceryl transferase gives MHPILFRIPLPHMPLKLWWGLVAVAVFSAIYAFLAYRRKERDGLLLGGLFAVVAGASAYFFRATQFESPNLPIYSYGVMLGLSLVVGWYLTLTLAERDGLPKETMANCYVFTAIAALVGARLLYVVTNLEEFENDTTHVFEFGKIFALRSGGLVAYGGFIGGFLGSWAYLARNKIRLMPWADVAVPSLASGLFITRIGCYLFGCDFGTRLSDTAPGWLKKMGTFPHWAAGTLSADGGGSPAYSRHLKLFQGTDLGSIVTKTNASLPVHPTQIYESVIGLALLGLLLWQRKTQRFRGQIFFTFVFAYGTIRFLLEMIRDDDERGNYGPVMAEHLLIPASLFILAIGFVFGLALGIKNTTARLVARVLAFVPAVVAYIKLRPASFGGQVNMQLSTSQLIGVITGVLVCYFYARYWENARRNPKMAMAVGTIEEAAPAKRKKARAPVVEDDDEEEDEESGRESVTEGDEETGPTIAASPTGKKKKPQKAEDAPKEKEEEGKLASQGEAAGEPAPET, from the coding sequence ATGCATCCCATTCTGTTTCGCATTCCTCTACCCCACATGCCGCTCAAGCTCTGGTGGGGTCTGGTGGCGGTGGCCGTCTTCTCGGCCATTTACGCGTTCCTCGCGTATCGTCGCAAGGAACGGGACGGACTCCTGCTGGGCGGATTGTTCGCAGTGGTCGCTGGTGCGTCGGCGTACTTTTTCCGCGCCACGCAATTCGAATCGCCGAACCTGCCCATCTATTCTTATGGAGTCATGCTCGGCCTTTCGCTGGTCGTGGGGTGGTACCTCACGCTGACCTTGGCGGAGCGCGACGGCCTGCCCAAGGAGACGATGGCCAACTGCTACGTCTTCACGGCGATCGCGGCGCTCGTGGGTGCGCGTCTTCTCTACGTCGTCACGAACTTGGAAGAGTTCGAGAACGACACGACGCACGTCTTCGAGTTCGGCAAGATCTTCGCGCTGCGCAGCGGTGGCCTCGTGGCCTACGGCGGCTTCATCGGGGGCTTCCTCGGGAGCTGGGCGTACCTCGCGCGCAACAAGATTCGCCTCATGCCGTGGGCCGACGTGGCCGTGCCCAGCTTGGCGTCGGGCCTCTTCATCACCCGCATCGGTTGCTACCTCTTCGGCTGCGACTTCGGCACGCGCCTGTCGGATACGGCGCCCGGCTGGCTGAAGAAGATGGGCACCTTCCCGCACTGGGCGGCGGGCACCCTCAGCGCGGACGGCGGCGGTTCGCCGGCGTACTCGCGCCACCTGAAGCTTTTTCAAGGTACGGATCTCGGCAGCATCGTCACCAAGACGAACGCATCGTTGCCCGTCCACCCGACGCAAATCTACGAGTCGGTCATCGGGCTCGCGCTGCTGGGCCTCTTGCTCTGGCAGCGTAAAACGCAGCGTTTCCGCGGGCAGATCTTCTTCACCTTCGTCTTTGCCTACGGAACCATCCGCTTCCTGCTCGAGATGATCCGCGACGACGACGAGCGCGGCAACTACGGCCCGGTCATGGCGGAACACCTCCTCATCCCGGCCTCGTTGTTCATTCTCGCGATCGGCTTCGTCTTCGGGTTGGCGCTGGGCATCAAGAACACGACGGCGCGTCTCGTGGCGCGCGTGCTCGCGTTCGTGCCGGCCGTCGTGGCGTACATCAAGCTGCGACCTGCGTCGTTCGGCGGCCAGGTGAACATGCAGCTGTCGACCAGCCAGCTCATCGGCGTCATCACCGGCGTCCTCGTTTGCTACTTCTACGCACGCTACTGGGAGAACGCGCGGCGCAATCCCAAGATGGCCATGGCCGTTGGCACCATCGAAGAGGCGGCACCGGCCAAGCGGAAGAAAGCCCGAGCCCCCGTGGTTGAAGACGACGACGAGGAGGAGGACGAGGAGAGCGGCCGGGAGAGCGTGACCGAGGGCGACGAGGAGACGGGCCCCACGATCGCGGCATCGCCCACGGGCAAGAAGAAGAAGCCCCAGAAGGCCGAGGACGCACCGAAGGAGAAGGAAGAAGAAGGAAAGCTCGCCTCGCAGGGCGAAGCGGCCGGAGAACCCGCGCCGGAGACTTAA
- the tsaE gene encoding tRNA (adenosine(37)-N6)-threonylcarbamoyltransferase complex ATPase subunit type 1 TsaE, whose translation MIELELHRRKDTQRLGRAIAAVLEPGDLLVLSGDLGAGKTFLVRAMARALGVPSDVAISSPTFNLVQEYAISRGTLLHADLYRLLDAPERLPLEIARLDLAERRADGAILAVEWGDDAIRALGDRVAVSVRLTLDGATRKVTLAGARAEAVVAALQ comes from the coding sequence TTGATCGAGCTCGAGCTCCACCGGCGCAAGGACACGCAGCGCCTCGGTCGCGCCATCGCCGCGGTCCTCGAGCCGGGCGATCTTCTCGTCCTGAGCGGCGATCTCGGGGCAGGGAAGACGTTTCTCGTTCGCGCCATGGCCCGCGCGCTCGGCGTACCCAGCGACGTGGCCATCTCGAGCCCCACGTTCAACCTGGTGCAGGAGTACGCGATCTCGCGCGGCACCTTGCTGCACGCGGATCTGTACCGCCTCCTCGATGCCCCCGAGCGCCTGCCGCTCGAGATCGCGCGCCTCGACTTGGCCGAACGCCGCGCCGATGGCGCCATCCTCGCCGTCGAGTGGGGCGACGACGCCATCCGGGCCCTGGGCGATCGCGTCGCAGTGTCCGTGCGTCTTACGCTGGATGGGGCGACACGCAAGGTCACCCTCGCCGGCGCGCGCGCGGAGGCCGTCGTCGCGGCCTTGCAATGA
- a CDS encoding CehA/McbA family metallohydrolase produces MKRGDWIATAILAGLLGFALTRGPGRAVPRPPRGTAVAKNAPRLGPFAIEPARITAVFGADAHAIPMDLALGVDGDLHPLSLSDVAVLPDGRVRGTFEVDLEREAITGAVTFHLEASKPATAVLAAELSLADPIAATAHALAIAVELEGGAPAFVSGVGEISDAARVSGRVAVREDDVHPLGVVSPQGPLDVRRHPTHGPDDEHGDGPMDLILSSPPARDAIADLRIAVAGTAGDLWGTLFAQGQIPTEPVHGVVTGTRRGSAHVFGLDASGAPSVRTSVDNEGRFALDVPRTVNKWYAAESLDRTSAPIVFEPGTPWDLRLDVSPGGELRVRIVDPDTQAPLTARLIVHGIDGTLDPSFGPDYRASGAGPIVDALRGEVATPLPAGRYRVSATKGIEYTVDAKTIELAGDRTVSLELHLRHVVPTPGVLGCDLHVHARPSFDTPVSVEDRVLSLAAAGVDFAVPSEHNVVGNYAPALESLELTREMSSVPGVEITTFIPYFGHFGLFPYPLDATVPPFRHTNPSAIFDAARRGDPNRILQVNHPRLSKEIGYFDAMGFDPHGRPPPRMRTDFDSIEVYNGYEMQSQERVDLVLRDYFGFLNQGRHITATGSSDSHSIQYQWAGYPRTMVDVGQAADGDLTGLNPLDVVANLKRGHAVVTSGPIVEVEARSGAKNEEIARPGDELVLRSDGASIAHIRVRAAPWVDVTSVEIVVDGAPSSRFDVPSQPTKIGNESGTLVEAAARMVRFERDLQLPLSRVSRDSQLSTTNPDSHSAGNNQGSPALSNGPKWQVADTRRHWFVVIVRGTRRIDDVLPFMPVAPMAITNPIWYQTSTIGADSSPSRAVGPGAKMSNGGRTH; encoded by the coding sequence ATGAAGCGCGGCGACTGGATCGCCACGGCGATCCTCGCGGGCTTGCTCGGTTTTGCCCTGACGCGCGGCCCCGGGCGCGCCGTGCCCCGGCCCCCGCGCGGGACCGCCGTCGCGAAGAATGCACCGCGCCTCGGTCCCTTCGCCATCGAGCCTGCGCGCATCACCGCCGTCTTCGGCGCCGACGCCCACGCGATCCCGATGGACCTCGCGCTGGGCGTCGATGGCGACTTGCACCCGCTGTCGCTATCCGACGTCGCGGTGTTGCCCGACGGCCGTGTGCGCGGGACCTTCGAGGTCGACTTGGAACGGGAGGCCATCACCGGGGCCGTGACCTTTCACCTCGAGGCTTCGAAACCCGCCACCGCCGTGCTCGCGGCCGAGCTCTCTCTTGCCGATCCGATCGCGGCCACCGCGCATGCGCTCGCGATTGCCGTGGAGCTGGAAGGCGGGGCGCCTGCATTCGTCTCCGGGGTGGGAGAGATCTCGGATGCCGCCCGCGTATCAGGACGAGTGGCCGTACGCGAAGACGACGTGCATCCCCTCGGCGTCGTTTCGCCGCAAGGCCCGCTCGACGTGCGAAGGCACCCCACGCACGGCCCCGACGACGAACACGGTGATGGTCCCATGGATCTCATTTTGTCGAGCCCGCCCGCGCGCGACGCTATCGCCGATCTGCGCATCGCCGTCGCAGGCACCGCGGGCGATCTCTGGGGAACCCTCTTCGCGCAAGGCCAGATCCCGACCGAGCCCGTCCATGGCGTGGTCACGGGCACGCGCCGCGGTAGCGCGCACGTCTTCGGGCTCGATGCATCCGGCGCCCCCTCCGTGCGCACCTCCGTCGACAACGAAGGCCGCTTCGCACTCGACGTGCCGCGCACCGTCAACAAATGGTACGCGGCCGAGAGCCTCGATCGCACCAGCGCGCCCATCGTGTTCGAGCCCGGCACACCGTGGGATCTGCGCCTCGACGTCTCACCGGGTGGCGAGCTGCGTGTGCGCATCGTGGATCCCGACACGCAGGCACCGCTCACCGCGCGCCTCATCGTCCATGGCATCGACGGTACACTCGATCCGAGTTTCGGCCCGGACTACCGCGCGTCGGGTGCGGGCCCTATCGTCGATGCTCTGCGCGGCGAGGTCGCAACACCACTTCCCGCCGGGCGCTACCGCGTGTCCGCCACCAAAGGAATCGAGTACACCGTGGACGCCAAGACCATCGAGCTCGCTGGGGATCGCACCGTGTCCCTCGAGCTCCATCTTCGGCACGTCGTCCCCACGCCTGGCGTGCTCGGATGCGATCTCCACGTGCATGCGCGTCCGAGCTTCGACACGCCCGTCTCCGTCGAAGACCGCGTCCTCTCGCTCGCCGCGGCCGGCGTCGACTTCGCCGTTCCGAGTGAACACAACGTGGTCGGCAACTACGCACCCGCGCTGGAAAGCTTGGAGCTGACCCGCGAAATGAGCAGCGTCCCCGGCGTGGAGATCACCACCTTCATCCCGTACTTTGGCCACTTCGGTCTGTTTCCATATCCACTCGATGCGACCGTTCCGCCCTTTCGGCACACGAACCCCAGTGCCATCTTCGACGCCGCGCGGCGCGGCGATCCGAACCGCATCCTCCAAGTGAACCATCCGCGGCTCTCCAAGGAAATTGGCTACTTCGACGCGATGGGCTTCGACCCGCACGGCCGGCCTCCGCCCCGCATGCGCACCGACTTCGACAGCATCGAGGTCTACAACGGTTACGAGATGCAATCGCAGGAGCGCGTCGATCTCGTGCTTCGCGACTACTTCGGCTTTCTCAACCAAGGGCGCCACATCACCGCCACCGGAAGCAGCGACTCGCACAGCATTCAGTACCAGTGGGCAGGCTACCCGCGCACCATGGTCGACGTAGGCCAAGCCGCCGATGGAGATCTCACCGGACTGAATCCGCTCGACGTCGTGGCCAACCTCAAGCGCGGGCATGCGGTGGTCACGAGCGGTCCGATTGTCGAGGTCGAGGCGCGATCGGGAGCCAAAAATGAGGAGATCGCGCGACCTGGCGACGAATTAGTGTTGAGGTCGGACGGTGCCAGCATTGCCCACATCCGCGTGCGTGCGGCGCCGTGGGTCGATGTCACGTCGGTGGAGATCGTCGTGGATGGTGCCCCGTCTTCAAGGTTCGATGTGCCGTCCCAACCGACGAAAATAGGAAATGAATCCGGGACACTGGTCGAGGCGGCCGCGCGCATGGTTCGCTTCGAACGCGACTTGCAACTTCCGCTTTCGCGTGTGTCGCGTGATTCCCAATTGTCCACAACTAATCCAGATTCGCATTCGGCCGGGAACAATCAGGGTTCCCCAGCGCTCTCAAACGGTCCAAAGTGGCAAGTTGCCGACACGCGGCGTCATTGGTTCGTGGTTATCGTTCGGGGAACAAGAAGGATCGACGACGTGTTGCCTTTTATGCCTGTGGCACCCATGGCCATCACGAACCCCATTTGGTACCAAACGAGTACGATAGGCGCCGACAGCAGCCCCTCAAGAGCGGTCGGGCCGGGAGCAAAAATGTCGAATGGAGGGCGAACGCACTAA